In a genomic window of Bradyrhizobium ontarionense:
- a CDS encoding ankyrin repeat domain-containing protein, whose amino-acid sequence MTDQSKVEQFIQGILAGASQAQLEIESKELDLNDVGLHGRTPLMVSAAEGLLATVETLVRSGASVHATGRYGMTALHEAAANGQTAVANYLLSAGADANADTADGVTPLMCAAAWGYTDCARLLLEYHADPAKTDRSGATPADTAREKGEDDTADMIHAYASRSGAG is encoded by the coding sequence ATGACCGACCAATCGAAGGTTGAGCAATTCATCCAAGGAATCCTGGCTGGCGCCTCACAAGCGCAGCTCGAAATCGAGTCCAAGGAACTCGATTTGAACGACGTCGGTCTACACGGTCGAACTCCCCTTATGGTCTCCGCCGCTGAAGGTCTGCTTGCGACGGTGGAGACATTGGTGCGGAGCGGCGCCTCGGTGCATGCGACTGGTCGCTATGGAATGACGGCTTTGCATGAGGCCGCCGCAAATGGCCAGACGGCCGTCGCCAACTATCTTCTATCCGCAGGCGCAGACGCCAACGCCGACACGGCCGATGGCGTCACCCCGCTGATGTGCGCGGCGGCCTGGGGATACACCGATTGTGCAAGGCTATTGTTGGAGTACCATGCGGACCCGGCAAAGACTGATCGCAGTGGTGCAACGCCCGCCGATACGGCGCGCGAGAAAGGCGAGGACGATACCGCGGATATGATCCACGCATACGCGTCGCGGAGTGGCGCAGGTTAG
- a CDS encoding tRNA-binding protein — protein MHLSHDPTAPAAAQISFDQFLSVDIRVGTIVAADPYPEARKPSLKLTIDFGPGIGTKRSSAQIATLYDPATLVGRQVAGVVNFPPRQIGKFMSEVLTLGFPDEQGNVVLFQPDKAVPNGARLF, from the coding sequence ATGCATTTGTCCCACGATCCCACGGCACCGGCGGCAGCCCAGATCAGCTTCGACCAGTTCCTGAGCGTCGACATCCGCGTCGGCACCATCGTCGCCGCCGATCCCTATCCGGAGGCGCGCAAGCCCTCGCTCAAGCTCACCATCGATTTCGGCCCCGGCATCGGCACCAAGCGCTCCAGCGCCCAGATTGCGACGCTGTACGATCCCGCGACCCTGGTCGGCCGCCAGGTCGCAGGCGTCGTCAACTTCCCGCCGCGCCAGATCGGCAAGTTCATGTCCGAGGTGCTGACGCTCGGCTTCCCCGATGAGCAGGGGAACGTCGTGCTGTTCCAGCCCGACAAGGCCGTGCCGAACGGCGCGCGGCTGTTCTGA
- a CDS encoding IS481 family transposase, with product MPWREVSVMDQRREFVMLAKQEGVNRRKLCRQFGISAQTGYKWIQRHDAGDTTLADRSRRPHRSPERTAAATEQQIVALRDAHPAWGARKLARRLDRDGQAVPAISTVHNILCRYDRVTEPAGTPGQPYKRFEKDAPNQLWQMDFKGHSALENGVSCHPLTALDDHSRFSLCLAACDNERGSTVRGHLETTFHRYGLPDAMFVDNGGPWGFTLEDPWTTLTVWLLKLGIRTIHSRPYHPQSRGKNERFHRTLKAEVFAFRRYRDLDDVQRALDEWRAVYNLDRPHEALDFDVPASRYRPSQRTMPDRLPTVEYDEGEVVRSVSTTKAYVSFKGRLWKVPQAFRGERLAIRPLSSDGKFGIFFAANQIAAIDLRDPKSVNYVSEQV from the coding sequence ATGCCGTGGCGAGAGGTGTCTGTCATGGACCAACGACGAGAGTTTGTGATGCTTGCCAAGCAGGAGGGAGTGAACCGGCGGAAGCTGTGCCGGCAGTTCGGCATCAGCGCTCAGACCGGCTACAAGTGGATCCAGCGGCATGATGCCGGCGATACAACGCTGGCGGATCGGTCGCGGCGGCCTCATCGCAGTCCGGAGCGCACCGCAGCTGCGACTGAGCAGCAGATTGTCGCATTGCGCGATGCTCACCCAGCCTGGGGAGCGCGCAAGCTCGCGCGTCGTCTCGATCGCGACGGGCAAGCCGTTCCCGCGATATCGACGGTGCACAATATCCTGTGCCGTTACGATCGGGTGACGGAGCCTGCGGGCACGCCTGGGCAGCCCTACAAACGGTTCGAGAAGGATGCGCCCAATCAGCTTTGGCAAATGGACTTCAAGGGGCACAGCGCGCTGGAGAACGGCGTGTCCTGTCATCCGCTGACGGCGTTGGACGACCACTCGCGCTTTTCCTTGTGCCTGGCAGCTTGTGACAACGAACGAGGCTCGACGGTACGAGGACATCTGGAGACGACGTTCCACCGCTACGGACTGCCGGATGCGATGTTCGTCGACAACGGCGGCCCCTGGGGCTTCACCCTTGAAGATCCCTGGACCACGCTGACAGTATGGCTTCTGAAGCTCGGTATCCGAACGATCCACAGCCGCCCCTACCATCCCCAGAGCCGGGGCAAGAACGAACGCTTCCATCGCACCCTGAAGGCCGAGGTCTTTGCCTTCAGGCGCTACCGCGACCTTGACGATGTCCAGCGGGCACTCGACGAATGGCGAGCCGTCTACAATCTCGACCGGCCGCACGAGGCGTTGGACTTCGATGTGCCGGCAAGCCGCTATCGACCCAGCCAGCGCACGATGCCGGATCGCCTTCCAACGGTGGAGTACGACGAGGGCGAGGTCGTCCGTTCCGTTTCTACGACGAAGGCCTACGTCAGCTTCAAGGGACGTCTCTGGAAAGTGCCGCAAGCCTTTCGTGGCGAGCGGCTCGCCATTCGCCCGCTCAGTAGCGACGGGAAGTTCGGAATATTCTTTGCCGCAAATCAGATCGCAGCCATCGATTTGCGCGACCCGAAAAGTGTCAACTATGTCTCCGAACAGGTGTAA